A window of Sulfurimonas gotlandica GD1 contains these coding sequences:
- a CDS encoding SDR family oxidoreductase translates to MKKVLVTGSTGAIGEACARYFHDNGYFVYLHYRSQEAKAKELYKELSNSQIMQFDITKKDEVVSALAELELDVLVNNAGITKDNLFFWMTDEEWSDVIDTSVNGTFYVTKAVLKNMIANKKGSIINVASVSGLVGNAGQTNYSAAKGAMIAFTKALCAEVARYNIRVNAVAPGLIESEMTHSLDLKEMKKAIPLKRIGKPEDVAECVFFLGDKASYVTGETINISGGMVR, encoded by the coding sequence GTGAAAAAAGTTCTTGTAACTGGTTCAACAGGCGCGATTGGTGAAGCTTGTGCAAGATACTTTCATGACAATGGGTATTTTGTATACCTTCATTACCGCTCTCAAGAGGCAAAAGCGAAAGAGCTATACAAAGAACTTAGTAACTCTCAAATAATGCAGTTTGACATCACAAAAAAAGATGAAGTTGTAAGTGCCCTAGCAGAACTAGAACTTGATGTTTTAGTAAATAATGCAGGTATAACTAAAGACAATCTCTTTTTTTGGATGACTGATGAAGAGTGGAGCGATGTAATTGACACCTCTGTAAATGGAACTTTTTATGTAACAAAAGCAGTTCTTAAAAATATGATTGCAAACAAAAAAGGCTCTATCATAAATGTTGCATCTGTCTCAGGTCTTGTTGGAAATGCAGGACAGACAAACTACTCCGCAGCAAAGGGTGCTATGATAGCTTTTACAAAAGCCCTCTGTGCAGAAGTTGCAAGATACAACATCAGAGTAAATGCAGTTGCGCCTGGGCTGATTGAGTCTGAGATGACACATAGCTTAGATCTTAAAGAGATGAAAAAAGCGATTCCATTAAAGAGAATCGGCAAGCCTGAAGATGTAGCCGAATGTGTATTTTTTCTAGGCGACAAAGCAAGTTATGTAACTGGTGAGACTATTAATATCAGTGGTGGAATGGTTAGATGA
- a CDS encoding HAL/PAL/TAL family ammonia-lyase, with protein MTVDNSTVSYKDFIKEGNIKLNDSQEFIDFINAGHEFLIENIRNGRPIYGVTTGYGEAGQNYAAFEEAEELQYNLFSFHGCGVGDYLSQEVSRIMVTIRMISLSKGKSGISYDLLKRFELLLDKKIYPLIPSQGSVGASGDLTPLSYIAAAIAGEREVIYNGKERPTSEVYKELGITPYKFKPKEALAIMNGTAAMSAIAIDAIEKFEVLLDTSESFVASIFELLLCDITPLEPFVHDSKPFEGQRRAAANILKKCENSSLTHEAFSRYENFHLEKEQNIQDRYSIRCSPQVLGVIHDNLEIAKKWIETEINGVNDNPLIDHIGKRIYTSGNFYGGYIAHAMDTMRICVGNLADLLDKEFGLLVDHKFNKGLGESLKLNAKSTHHGFKAMQITLSSLTADVIMNTVPASLHSRPTESFNQDKVSMGTTAALHFAKQLPDLTNMLSIALMGMAQGVDLRGKDKCSLFLQKNYETIRSEVEKLTNDRRMDLDIKVVNKMIREGLFS; from the coding sequence ATGACAGTAGACAACAGCACAGTATCTTATAAGGACTTCATAAAAGAAGGAAATATCAAGCTAAATGACTCTCAAGAGTTTATTGATTTTATAAATGCTGGACATGAGTTTTTAATCGAAAACATTCGTAATGGTCGCCCAATTTATGGTGTAACTACAGGTTATGGTGAAGCTGGGCAAAATTATGCAGCTTTTGAAGAAGCAGAAGAGCTTCAGTACAATCTTTTTTCTTTTCACGGTTGTGGTGTTGGTGATTATCTAAGCCAAGAAGTATCACGTATAATGGTAACAATCCGCATGATTAGTCTTTCTAAAGGCAAGAGTGGAATCAGTTACGATTTACTAAAGAGGTTTGAGCTTTTACTAGATAAAAAAATCTATCCACTTATCCCATCTCAAGGTTCTGTTGGTGCTAGTGGAGATTTAACTCCACTCTCATATATAGCTGCCGCGATTGCAGGAGAGAGAGAAGTTATTTATAATGGTAAAGAAAGACCAACTAGTGAAGTTTACAAAGAATTAGGCATCACTCCTTACAAGTTCAAACCAAAAGAAGCTCTGGCAATAATGAACGGGACTGCAGCGATGAGTGCTATTGCCATAGATGCTATTGAAAAATTTGAAGTTTTACTTGATACTTCTGAGAGTTTTGTAGCATCTATCTTTGAGCTTTTACTCTGTGACATCACTCCGCTTGAGCCATTTGTTCATGACTCTAAACCTTTTGAAGGTCAGAGACGTGCAGCAGCTAATATACTTAAAAAATGTGAAAACTCATCTCTTACACATGAAGCATTCAGCAGATATGAAAACTTTCATTTAGAAAAAGAACAAAACATTCAAGACAGATACTCTATCCGCTGTTCGCCTCAGGTTTTAGGTGTAATACACGATAACCTAGAGATTGCAAAAAAATGGATAGAAACAGAGATAAATGGCGTTAATGACAACCCCCTTATAGACCATATCGGTAAGAGAATCTATACATCTGGAAACTTTTACGGTGGCTATATTGCTCATGCTATGGATACTATGCGCATCTGTGTTGGAAACTTAGCTGATTTGCTTGACAAAGAGTTTGGTCTTTTGGTTGATCATAAGTTCAACAAAGGTCTAGGTGAATCTCTAAAACTAAATGCAAAATCAACTCACCACGGTTTTAAAGCGATGCAAATAACTCTTAGTTCACTGACTGCAGATGTAATCATGAACACTGTACCAGCATCTCTACACTCTCGTCCTACAGAATCATTTAACCAAGATAAGGTAAGTATGGGAACAACCGCCGCTCTTCACTTTGCAAAGCAGTTACCAGACTTAACAAACATGCTAAGTATCGCCCTTATGGGAATGGCACAGGGAGTTGACTTAAGAGGTAAAGACAAATGTTCTCTATTTTTACAAAAGAACTATGAGACTATCAGAAGTGAAGTAGAAAAACTTACAAACGATAGAAGAATGGATTTAGACATTAAAGTAGTTAATAAGATGATTAGAGAAGGGCTTTTCTCGTGA
- a CDS encoding beta-ketoacyl synthase N-terminal-like domain-containing protein: protein MSSVGISKYVIKSSQGNLQQTLNSIKNENIKISSKNIPAVMETITAPYFLFEDEVKDNQHSIYAELKELVSQLVCELDETQRKSTAIIIGTSIIDWYLVDAIEATLYSEPKKEYNSKKNSIDSYAKELSKEFGLNNFTMTINTACTSSANALLEASNLINASLFENVIVLGIEVFSQIMSRGFNAMQLLSQENQKPFDKECDGMVLGEGFAGVLLSKKDTLWSLEGGANCSNSLNITAASQSGDEFAEVMNLALKNTQLRAEDILALKTHGTSTNSNDLAEINAIAKVYDKEIVFTSLKPYVGHTLGACGVLELSLFMACIDDGFIPKTLSCTNPIMENYIPINAHQQCNSGIFMCNYFGFGGNNTSLIIKKESL, encoded by the coding sequence ATGAGTAGTGTTGGCATCTCAAAATATGTTATAAAATCTTCGCAAGGCAATCTCCAGCAAACACTAAACTCCATAAAAAATGAAAATATTAAAATATCTTCAAAAAATATCCCTGCAGTTATGGAAACCATCACAGCTCCCTACTTTTTATTTGAAGATGAAGTAAAAGACAATCAACACAGCATCTACGCAGAGCTTAAAGAGTTAGTTTCTCAGCTTGTATGCGAACTTGATGAGACACAAAGAAAATCAACCGCTATAATCATAGGTACTTCTATCATAGACTGGTATCTGGTAGATGCAATAGAAGCAACACTCTACAGTGAGCCTAAAAAAGAGTACAACTCAAAAAAAAACAGCATAGACTCTTATGCTAAAGAGCTCTCCAAAGAGTTCGGTTTAAATAATTTTACAATGACAATAAACACCGCTTGTACTTCAAGTGCAAATGCTCTTCTTGAAGCTTCTAACCTTATAAATGCATCACTTTTTGAGAATGTAATAGTGCTTGGAATAGAAGTCTTCTCACAAATAATGAGCAGAGGCTTCAATGCTATGCAGCTACTCTCACAAGAAAACCAAAAACCATTTGATAAAGAGTGTGACGGCATGGTATTAGGAGAAGGATTCGCTGGTGTTTTACTTTCAAAAAAAGACACTTTATGGTCACTTGAAGGTGGAGCGAACTGTTCTAATTCTTTAAATATAACTGCAGCCAGCCAAAGTGGTGATGAGTTCGCAGAGGTAATGAACTTAGCTTTAAAAAACACACAACTAAGAGCAGAAGATATTTTAGCCCTTAAAACTCATGGAACTTCTACAAATTCAAATGATTTAGCAGAGATAAATGCAATAGCAAAAGTTTACGACAAAGAGATAGTATTTACCTCTCTTAAACCTTATGTCGGTCACACATTAGGTGCTTGTGGTGTTTTAGAACTCTCCCTTTTTATGGCTTGCATTGATGATGGTTTTATTCCAAAGACACTTTCTTGTACTAATCCAATAATGGAGAATTATATACCGATAAATGCACATCAACAGTGCAATAGCGGAATCTTTATGTGTAACTATTTTGGTTTTGGCGGTAACAACACATCACTTATAATCAAGAAAGAATCACTATGA
- a CDS encoding phosphopantetheine-binding protein: MDIEQLKHDLKEMIITECEKEDITPDEIENDVELFSDESGLELDSLDALQISMSIQKKYGIRLVDPKEFRRVVTTIDALSEFIKEQNE; encoded by the coding sequence GTGGATATAGAGCAATTAAAACATGATTTAAAAGAGATGATTATCACCGAGTGTGAAAAAGAAGATATTACACCAGATGAGATAGAAAATGATGTTGAGCTCTTCTCAGATGAAAGTGGTTTAGAACTTGACTCTCTTGATGCACTGCAAATCTCAATGTCCATACAAAAAAAATATGGCATAAGACTTGTTGACCCTAAAGAGTTTAGAAGAGTAGTAACAACAATAGATGCTTTATCAGAGTTTATAAAAGAGCAAAATGAGTAG
- a CDS encoding ABC transporter permease, whose product MLSAMIKKELLLVLRDRHALLALFVMPAIFILIMSVAMKNQFSTNELEFSLYINNIENSKLSQELISKIQEDKNILLVTDKENAQFLLEIPKDYSPNTTTALKLMVKDALKSNQIEIFKSLLSKHILNIKFGMFGELGELFEVKYNNNEAIPNSTQQSVPAWIVFGMFFIIIPMSTIYINERKQNTLSRLNSMNVSILSMTLSKSIPYLAINQIQVWIMLGVGIFLVPLFDTPALEINGSIGAIIAISLALSVSAIGVSSLIAVSASSSEQATTIGGILNILLGAIGGVMVPKYIMPESMQRIADFSPMSWGLDGFLDIFLKAADASMIIKDVAMLFTFGLIALIASMIILQQRINKGL is encoded by the coding sequence ATGCTTAGTGCTATGATTAAAAAAGAGCTTTTACTTGTTTTAAGAGACAGACATGCACTTTTGGCTCTTTTTGTAATGCCCGCTATATTTATACTCATAATGTCTGTTGCCATGAAAAATCAATTTTCTACAAATGAGCTAGAATTTAGTTTATATATTAACAATATTGAGAACTCTAAACTAAGCCAAGAGTTAATTTCAAAAATCCAAGAAGATAAAAATATACTACTTGTAACAGATAAAGAAAATGCACAGTTTTTACTTGAGATTCCTAAAGATTACTCTCCAAACACAACAACTGCTTTAAAGCTTATGGTCAAAGATGCTTTAAAAAGTAATCAAATAGAGATATTCAAATCTCTCTTGTCAAAGCATATTTTAAATATAAAATTTGGAATGTTTGGAGAACTTGGTGAACTCTTTGAAGTAAAATATAATAACAATGAGGCAATACCAAACTCTACTCAGCAAAGTGTACCAGCTTGGATAGTCTTTGGTATGTTTTTTATCATTATCCCTATGTCAACTATATATATAAATGAGAGAAAACAGAACACTCTCTCTCGTCTGAATTCAATGAATGTGTCTATTCTTTCCATGACCCTCTCAAAAAGCATACCCTACCTTGCGATAAATCAAATACAGGTTTGGATAATGCTGGGAGTCGGAATTTTCCTGGTACCGCTCTTTGATACTCCGGCATTAGAGATTAATGGCTCAATTGGAGCGATAATAGCCATTTCACTCGCTTTAAGTGTCTCAGCCATTGGTGTATCATCCCTTATAGCTGTAAGTGCAAGTTCTAGCGAGCAAGCCACAACTATAGGCGGAATTTTAAATATTCTCCTAGGAGCTATCGGTGGTGTTATGGTTCCAAAATATATCATGCCTGAATCCATGCAAAGAATAGCAGACTTCTCCCCTATGTCATGGGGCTTAGATGGGTTTTTAGATATATTTCTAAAGGCCGCAGATGCTTCAATGATAATAAAAGATGTAGCAATGCTCTTTACCTTTGGACTCATCGCTTTAATAGCATCTATGATAATATTACAGCAAAGAATAAACAAAGGTCTTTAG
- a CDS encoding ABC transporter ATP-binding protein gives MIRISNISKSYADIKALDNLSLEIKEGTIFGLLGVNGAGKTTLLSILNGLVEIDSGDVEIFGLNLKNQKREIKQISSIIPQHLAFYENLTVKENLDFFADIQNAKKEDYNKAVEINSLENFLKQRAATLSGGQKRRLNIAIGLLNNPKIIYFDEPTVGLDPKSRNEILDSIKEYKKLGITVIYTSHYMAEIEKICDEVAIINHGQLVEQNTLDNLLSNKTSDKITIEIISKDSSFIQTSEDKLFDTLNLLKKQKVAIKQIRYGSTNLEKHFLDITGFENA, from the coding sequence ATGATACGAATATCCAATATCTCAAAATCATATGCAGATATAAAAGCCTTAGACAATCTCTCTTTAGAGATTAAAGAGGGAACTATTTTTGGTCTTTTGGGTGTAAATGGAGCAGGTAAAACAACCCTCCTCTCTATTTTAAATGGTCTTGTAGAGATTGACAGCGGTGATGTAGAAATCTTTGGTTTAAATCTTAAAAACCAAAAAAGAGAGATTAAGCAGATAAGCTCTATTATCCCTCAGCATCTGGCATTTTATGAAAATCTTACGGTTAAAGAAAATCTTGATTTTTTTGCAGATATACAAAATGCAAAAAAAGAAGATTATAACAAAGCTGTTGAGATCAACTCTCTTGAAAACTTTCTAAAGCAAAGAGCAGCTACTCTTTCTGGTGGACAAAAAAGAAGATTAAACATAGCCATAGGACTGCTAAACAATCCAAAAATTATCTACTTTGATGAGCCAACAGTTGGGCTTGATCCAAAGAGTAGAAATGAGATACTTGATTCTATTAAGGAGTATAAAAAACTCGGTATCACAGTTATATATACAAGCCACTATATGGCAGAGATAGAAAAAATATGTGATGAAGTAGCCATTATAAATCATGGACAACTTGTTGAACAAAACACTCTTGATAACCTACTTTCAAATAAAACAAGCGATAAAATCACCATAGAGATAATAAGCAAAGATTCTTCTTTTATTCAAACAAGTGAAGATAAGCTTTTTGATACACTTAATTTACTGAAAAAACAGAAAGTTGCAATAAAGCAGATTAGATATGGCTCTACAAATTTAGAAAAACACTTTCTAGACATAACAGGTTTTGAAAATGCTTAG
- a CDS encoding BtrH N-terminal domain-containing protein: MIATDFKHTHSAHCESGVMASLLRHYGLNLSEPMIFGLSSALTFAYLPFVKIGGMPLVAYRTLPKSIIKNIQKNLKIKMKLENFSNKEKGENRLNELLDEGKVVGAQSSVYWLPYFPPEMRFHFNAHNLVIFAKEADNYLISDPVFEHSVECDRASLSKARFAKGLMAPKGLLYYPTDVPTDIDIKPAIIKSIKKTAKSMLNTPVPISGLKAMKSLAKSILKLESKDTRYAKLYLGHIVRMQEEIGTGGAGFRYIYASFLQESSLLFENDETLIEASKMMLEVGDKWREFALMIAKSIRSKKEIDFKAISKMLLFICDEESKVYKKMLEFNGNK, encoded by the coding sequence ATGATTGCAACTGATTTTAAACACACACACTCTGCACATTGTGAGAGTGGTGTAATGGCATCACTTCTTAGGCACTATGGACTAAATCTTAGTGAGCCTATGATTTTTGGTCTATCTTCAGCACTAACCTTTGCGTATCTTCCCTTTGTTAAGATTGGTGGTATGCCTCTTGTAGCTTACAGAACTCTACCAAAATCTATCATCAAAAATATTCAGAAAAATCTAAAAATCAAGATGAAACTTGAGAACTTCTCAAACAAAGAAAAGGGTGAAAATCGACTTAATGAACTCCTAGATGAAGGAAAAGTTGTAGGAGCACAGTCTTCTGTATATTGGCTTCCATATTTTCCACCTGAGATGCGCTTTCATTTCAATGCTCATAACTTGGTAATATTTGCTAAAGAAGCTGATAACTACCTCATCAGTGATCCTGTTTTTGAACATAGTGTTGAGTGTGACAGAGCATCTTTGTCTAAAGCCAGGTTTGCAAAAGGGCTTATGGCTCCAAAGGGTCTTTTATATTATCCTACTGATGTCCCTACAGATATTGACATCAAACCTGCAATTATTAAAAGTATTAAAAAAACAGCCAAGTCTATGCTAAATACTCCTGTTCCTATATCTGGATTAAAGGCTATGAAATCTCTGGCTAAATCAATTTTAAAACTAGAGTCAAAAGATACAAGGTATGCAAAACTATACCTTGGTCACATCGTACGGATGCAAGAAGAGATAGGTACAGGTGGAGCTGGTTTTAGATATATTTATGCCTCTTTTTTACAAGAATCAAGTCTTTTATTTGAGAATGACGAGACTCTGATAGAGGCTTCAAAAATGATGCTTGAAGTTGGAGATAAATGGAGAGAGTTTGCACTCATGATTGCAAAATCAATTAGGTCTAAAAAAGAGATAGACTTCAAAGCTATCTCTAAGATGCTACTTTTCATCTGCGATGAAGAGTCAAAAGTCTATAAAAAAATGCTAGAGTTTAACGGCAACAAATAG
- a CDS encoding beta-ketoacyl-ACP synthase III produces the protein MLREVYINKISAFLPNDPIDNENIEKVLGQVGDRPSRARRIILKSNKIINRYYAIDPKTRKATHTNTQLTAQAIRGLQKDGLDLDSVDVLACGTTLPDQLMPNHAIMVHGELGCEPLEVVSTAGICLSGITALKYAYTSIKSGDADVAIATGSENSSAIMRAENFTPEIQSSVEMLEKNQEIAFEKDFLRWMLSDGAGAMALSAKPNETSLCLKIDKIFSISYANVLDTCMYGGCEKLEDGSLKGWGQYTPQEWLNKSIFSLKQDVKLLNDNIVEYTVAKPLTQMLEKKMFKPEEIDWFLPHYSSNYFRDEVYKKMIKAGCDIPQEKWFTNLSSKGNTGSASIYIMLEELFNSNKVKKGDKLLCYIPESGRFSTAFMLLEAV, from the coding sequence ATGTTGAGAGAAGTATATATAAATAAGATTTCAGCATTCCTGCCAAATGATCCAATTGACAATGAAAATATTGAAAAAGTACTTGGACAAGTTGGAGATAGACCATCTCGTGCAAGAAGAATAATACTTAAATCAAACAAGATTATAAACAGATATTATGCGATTGACCCAAAGACTAGAAAAGCAACTCATACTAACACTCAGCTAACAGCCCAAGCGATAAGAGGGCTTCAAAAAGATGGTCTTGATTTAGACAGTGTTGATGTTTTAGCATGTGGAACAACACTGCCTGATCAACTTATGCCAAATCATGCCATTATGGTTCATGGAGAGCTTGGATGCGAGCCTCTTGAAGTTGTATCTACTGCTGGAATCTGCCTTAGTGGGATTACCGCTTTAAAGTATGCTTACACCTCTATCAAATCTGGTGATGCAGATGTTGCAATTGCAACTGGCAGTGAAAACTCATCAGCAATTATGAGAGCTGAAAACTTTACTCCTGAGATTCAGAGTAGCGTAGAGATGCTGGAGAAAAATCAAGAGATTGCATTTGAGAAAGACTTTTTAAGATGGATGCTAAGTGATGGCGCTGGAGCTATGGCACTTAGTGCTAAACCAAATGAGACCTCTCTTTGTCTTAAAATAGATAAAATTTTTTCTATATCTTATGCAAATGTTTTAGATACCTGCATGTATGGCGGATGCGAGAAACTTGAAGACGGTTCACTAAAAGGCTGGGGACAATATACTCCACAAGAGTGGTTGAACAAGTCTATATTTTCTCTAAAACAGGATGTAAAATTATTAAATGACAATATAGTTGAATACACGGTAGCAAAACCTCTGACTCAGATGCTGGAAAAAAAGATGTTTAAACCAGAAGAAATAGACTGGTTTTTACCTCACTACTCATCAAATTACTTTAGAGATGAAGTCTATAAGAAAATGATTAAAGCTGGTTGTGACATACCACAGGAAAAATGGTTTACCAATCTCTCATCAAAGGGAAATACCGGCTCAGCATCTATATATATCATGCTGGAAGAACTATTTAATTCAAACAAAGTAAAAAAAGGCGATAAGCTTTTATGCTACATTCCTGAAAGCGGACGATTTTCAACAGCTTTTATGCTACTGGAGGCTGTATAA
- a CDS encoding lysophospholipid acyltransferase family protein: MEIKQRGNAYGYKLLLFAYNIFGYNLVAFILNFVALYYLFFAPSVKKSMKSYYDNQGIKLTNKSYFNHLKMFAISIFDRFVSRIKPEDLTFCVHNSDVIKLLNENGGIILLSHVGSWASAAHCLNDELPPMSIVMRENTKENIQQVEKNNERENEQRVKIIDLNQGAISANIQIANALMNKELVAMMADRAVDKTKTVKVEFLNKNVLINKNPFEIALRVKKPLVAIFVTNYSLNKYDINLELIEDGSIEQMSQDYTNILQKTIKKHPNQWYNFYDFFKKTNV; encoded by the coding sequence GTGGAAATAAAGCAACGAGGAAATGCATATGGGTATAAACTGCTACTCTTTGCATATAATATTTTTGGCTATAACTTAGTTGCTTTTATACTGAACTTTGTCGCTCTTTATTACCTCTTTTTTGCACCAAGTGTAAAAAAGTCTATGAAAAGCTATTATGACAATCAAGGGATAAAACTAACCAATAAAAGCTATTTTAATCACTTAAAAATGTTTGCTATCTCAATCTTTGATAGATTTGTCTCTCGTATAAAACCTGAAGATTTGACTTTTTGCGTACACAATAGTGACGTCATAAAACTACTCAATGAAAATGGTGGCATTATATTGCTTTCTCATGTTGGAAGTTGGGCAAGTGCCGCTCACTGTCTAAACGATGAACTTCCACCAATGAGCATAGTTATGCGTGAAAACACAAAAGAAAACATCCAACAAGTAGAGAAAAACAATGAAAGAGAGAATGAGCAAAGAGTAAAGATTATAGACCTAAATCAAGGTGCAATCTCTGCAAATATTCAAATAGCAAATGCTCTAATGAACAAAGAGTTAGTAGCGATGATGGCAGATAGAGCTGTAGATAAAACTAAAACTGTAAAAGTAGAGTTTTTAAATAAAAATGTACTAATAAATAAAAACCCATTTGAAATTGCTCTTAGAGTTAAAAAGCCTCTTGTAGCTATCTTTGTTACAAATTATTCACTAAATAAATACGACATAAACTTAGAACTGATTGAAGATGGCTCTATAGAGCAAATGTCTCAAGATTATACGAATATCTTACAGAAAACAATAAAAAAACATCCTAATCAATGGTATAATTTTTATGATTTTTTTAAAAAGACAAATGTATGA
- a CDS encoding glycosyltransferase family 2 protein codes for MNFCIVIPVYNSPYIKEVIEDVLSYGYKVIVVDDGSDKPVDAENLDIELVTHPINMGKGEAILSGAKKAKELGYDSFVSVDADKQHLSSQIQKLTDAYEDETIVIGNRNFEQENIPNSSKFGRKFSNFWIMLETLKSLSDTQSGFRMYPVSILELPLTNRRFDFEVEILVHHSYRGGKIKDVEVECYYPPHGERVSHFDKLWDNVHITLLHIKLLMQRYLLLRGWLWK; via the coding sequence GTGAATTTTTGTATAGTTATTCCAGTTTACAACTCTCCATACATCAAAGAAGTCATTGAAGATGTTTTAAGTTATGGCTACAAAGTTATAGTTGTAGATGATGGCTCAGACAAGCCCGTAGATGCTGAAAATTTGGATATAGAATTAGTTACGCATCCTATCAATATGGGTAAGGGTGAAGCAATTTTAAGTGGGGCAAAGAAAGCAAAAGAGTTGGGTTATGACTCTTTTGTGAGTGTAGATGCAGACAAACAGCATCTAAGCTCACAGATTCAAAAGCTGACAGATGCATACGAAGATGAGACCATTGTTATAGGAAACCGTAACTTCGAGCAGGAAAATATTCCAAATAGTTCAAAGTTTGGCAGAAAATTCAGTAACTTCTGGATTATGCTCGAGACTCTAAAATCTCTAAGTGATACACAGAGCGGTTTTAGAATGTACCCTGTTTCTATACTGGAACTCCCACTTACGAATCGTCGTTTTGATTTTGAAGTTGAGATATTGGTACATCACTCATACAGGGGCGGGAAGATTAAAGATGTAGAAGTTGAGTGCTACTATCCACCGCACGGAGAAAGAGTTTCTCACTTTGATAAACTTTGGGACAATGTACATATAACTCTGCTTCACATAAAACTGCTTATGCAGAGATATCTTCTACTTAGAGGCTGGTTGTGGAAATAA